ACAATTTTTTAAGATTTGTTTTTGAGTGCAAACGGATGAAATTCATGTAGACTGCCTATTCATAATCAACTGCATCCTAATACAAAGGTACAACATTAGGTACAACAAATGCTTAATTTGCTTGCATTTTGTTGCATTATTTTAATAGTATTTTTTTTAATATTGTCGATTTAATGGGCATTTAAGAGTAATTACTTCAAAAAATTTGAATATTACTGTTATCCTGGGAATGGCAGAAGTACTTGGACACGGGTAAGTCGATAGAATATTAGCTACAGGAACGTTGCCTTCGCCATTGTACAAAAAAAATCCTGGAACACATATGTTCCAGGAATTTCTATTATGTGGGTAGATTGTGCAATCCGCCGCAGTTATTTGCAGTCGCCTTACATTGGGCCCTGCATTTCCTCATCGCCGGCAGCATTGCTGTTGATGTCTTTTTTGCGGCGTGGCTGGTCAATCTTCTCACCCTGTCTGAAGCGGTAAGTGAGCGATACGCTGAACTGACGTGGCTGCCACTGCATCTCCATCTCGCGGGTAAACTGTGGGGTGTCCGAGTAGTTTCGCATTCTTCGGGTGTTGAAGATGTCGCGCACATTCACTGCGATGGTACCGTTACCGTTCCAGATCATCTGTGAGGCCCCGAAATCAAATCCATACATCGCTTTCCGGTTGTTCATAGCCGTTTTCTCGCCTGCTCTGTAGAATGACTGTAACTGCATGCTTAGGTTTTTAGTAGGCCTGAAGATATTGTTGAAACGTATTCTGTAAGAAAACCCGTCCCCGGAGAAATCATTTGCAGTGATAGGATTATCAGGGAAAAGGTTGTAGCTGCCTTCGTTCTTATACCCATACAGATCGGTAGAGAGCATGACTTTCCACCATCTGAACGGGTCGAAAGTCGCATTAAGGTCTAACCCGTAATTGGTTTCTGTACCTGCGTTTACCGGGATGGTGTTGATGGCGCCCATACCGTCAACGTACTGGTAACGGTTCTGTTCATCCTCAGATTTTTTGAAATAGATGGTAGGGTTGAAGGTTATTTTGTTCTTTGAAAGGCTGTAGCCAAGCTCAAAAGAGTTCTCATAGGTAGGGTTTAGGTTCGGGTTACCACGGAAGTAGTTTCTGTCGTCATCAAATGACATAAACGGAATCAGGGAGAATGCTCTTGGCCTGTTGATCCTTCTTGAATAATTAAGCAATATCTGGTTGTTCTTGCCCAGATCATAACTTAAAAATACCGACGGGAAGAATTGCGTGTAGTTTTTCTTTACCTCTGGTTGTTCAATGGCCTGTCCAAAGTTGTTGAAATTGGTAAAATTAATGTCGATGGCGGAAGTTTCACTTCTTAAACCTAGCTGGTAGCCTAACTTTTCGCCCAGTTTGCTTTTGAACTGTGCGTAGGCCCCCAAGATACTTTCGGAGTAAATGGTGTTGCTCGTAAAATCATAGCGGGTATAGAAAGCCTGGCCGTTGTCACTTTGATTTACAAAATAATCGTACGTGTTTTTGTTATAATCGTAACGGATACCGGCTTCAAGTTTTGATGTTTCACCGATGGGCAGTTCATAATCTGCCTTACCGATGAAGGTGTCGCTTTTAGAATCTGTAGTTACGTTGTTAATAGAGTTACCGGTGGCCTGCAACACATTGCCGATAAAGGTATTCTGTACAATCTGGTTGCTGCCTTCGTTTTTATTGTTTTGGATGCTCCCTGATAGCGTCAGCAATTGTCCGTTGTCGCCTATTTTCTGGTCTAAGCCGAAGTCGATCTGAGTAGCAAAGTTGCTGTTATCACCGAAACTGTTACGGTTTCTGTTAATATCATTAAATGCCGAAGCGTTTGTGTAGATTCTTTCTTCATAACTGTTCAGTGTGTTTGATTTGTTATCAAAACTTCTCAGCATTCCCGAAAAATTTATTGAAGTTTTATCGCCAAGATCATGCACGAAACCGGCGGTCAGGTTATAATTTTCGCCGTCGCGCTCACTTTTCCCTATCTGGTTTGAATATTGTGTGAATGGGAAGGCGCTGCTGGCAAGGCTGCTCAGGTTGTCCTTTCGTGTAACGGTATTCTTGCTGGAGCTTTCATTCTCACTGTAGCCACCACCACCGTTCACATACCAGGTCCAGTTGCCTTTTCTCCAGTTAAGGTTCGTGTTCAGGTTTGTTCTTGGTAAATATCCTAAAGTACCCGTCACGGTACCGTTGAACCCCATCTTCTTATCCTTTTTCAAGATGATGTTCAGAATACCTGCGGTTCCGCTGGCTTCAAATTTCGAGGAAGGATTGGTGATGACTTCAATTCTTTCAATCTGTTCCGCCGGGATCGACTGTAAGGCATTAGCGCCGTCATCAATACCTAACAGAGAGGAAGGTTTCCCGTTGATGAGGAATCTTACATTGGTATTCCCTCTCATCGAGACTGTTCCATCGGTATCTACAGAAACCGATGGCACGTTTGAAAGCACATCCTGAAGGTTTCCGCCTTTTGATACGATGTCGAGTGAAGGGTCATATACTTTTTTGTCAATTTCCACACGGTAAGGCTTTACGGCCTGCGCGGTAATCACTACACCCTGGATGTCCTGTGTCTTTGCGCTGGTAAGCGAAGCTTCAGCCTCAATTGTTAGATTTCCCAAACTTCCACCGGAGGTGATCTGGCGGTTGAATACGGCTGTCTTATAATCAATGGCTTCTACGGTAATGTCGTAATTTCCGGGTGCCAGCGCAAGGGTATAGGCACCTTTTTCATCAGTTAAAACTGCATCGCTGAAGAGTTTATTGACCTTGTTGCTAAAGCTTACAGAGGCGTAAGGTACGGCGGCATTTCCTTTGTCGCGAATAACGCCCGATACGTTTACTTTCTGCTGCGCAAATGCTAAACTTGCTGCACCGAGGACAAAGGTGAGGCCTAATGTCCGCTTTCTGATCATCGATGTAATTTCAATTTTGTCTGTCATAGGTATAGTTTACTTTTTTATACTGATGGTTTTTTTTAGGGTTAGTTAAATGCCGCTTACCCATAAAATCTCTGTTCAGTACACAACTGGCTGAACGGTAGGAGGTAAGACCGCTGAAAAATTATTTAATATTTTTTGAATTCAGCCAGTTTTGATAGTCTTTGGCATTTTTGGCATGTTCTGTATCGCTGGCCGTGAAACGATGGTAACCCAACCTGTCGGGATCGGCAGCCATGAAGATGTAATTGTTGTCCTCGGCGTTTAAGACCGCGTCCACCGAGTTCTTATCGGTAATACAAATCGGGCCTGGCGGGATGCCGGGATTCGCGTAGGTGTTGTATGGCGAAGGGTGAGAAAGATGTTTGTAAAAAACCCTTTTGATTGGTGTGGTAAAATTACTTTCTTTATTGATGGCATATATCACCGTTGGGTCGCTCTGCAACTTCATGCCTTTACGATAGCGGTTCAGGTAGAGGCCGGCAATGGTTTTCTGCTCATCGGGTTTTCCGCCAGATTCTTTGTAAACAATGGATGCCAAGGCGTAGATCTGGTTACGCGTAAGCCCGCTCTGCTTTTCTTTGGAGACGCGTTCTGCGGTCCAGAAGCCGTTATACTGATCTTCAAATTTACTGAAGAACTCTTCGGGAGTGACAGTCCAGTAAAAGTTATACGTATCGATGAAAAAGTATTTTTTAAGATCCTCAGCGTCGCGGTAGCCTTTTTTAACGGCGATGTTGTTAAGGTCTTTCACAAACCGCAACGAGTCGAGTTCCGTTTTTCGGGTGACGCGGCCGATCATTTGGTACACATCACCAAAATCCCCAATTCTGAAGGTGTCTTCGGTTTGGTTACCGGCTTTTATCATGTTCACAAGGGCAGAGTTGTCCGCGCCTTCCTGTATGTGGTAGCGGCCGGCATGGTAAAACTGGTCCAGGTTTTTGCTCAAAGCCACCTCTTCAAACTGTTTGGGATTTTTCAGATAAGGGGAAACCGAATCGAGTATCGCCTTGAAATTTGAGTTATGAGGAATCAGCACGTAGCCTTCTTTCGCCACATTGTTGCCGAAGAACTTCTGATAATAGCGAAAGCCGAAAACTGCTAACACCAAGAAAATGACTGCGCCCGCAATAGCAAGCACTTTAATATTTTTATTCATAGATTACACGATTAAATAATACGCTTTAAATATCCAACTTACCCCGGAAAACCTGCTTTGCAGGGCCTTCGAGCCAAATATTACGGAACGAATCTCCTTCGCGGTCCGCATAAATACGGAGGTTTCCGCCCAATACCTTCACCTGTACCGACCTTAGATCGTGCTGCTGCATGAACACGAGTGCGGCAGCCGTGGCACCGGTCCCACAACTGAGGGTTTCATCTTCCACGCCACGTTCATAGGTACGCACGAAGATTTCTGACTCCGACAGCGCTTCGGTGAAGTTTACATTAATCCCTTCCGCAGAGTAAGTCGGCGAATTTCTTATTTTGTTACCTTCGGCATACACGTCATAGTCCTGAAGGTTTGTTACAGCCTTCACGAAATGGGGCGATCCGGTGTTGGTTACCCAGTTTTCACCATCTTTAAGCAGGTGCTCTACATCAATCATTTTTAACTTTACGGTCCCATTGTGGATTTGTGCTTCGTGCCCCCCGTCTATAGCCTCAAAAACAGTGGTGTCTTCAAAGATATCGAGGAAATGGGCGAAGGCGACAATACAGCGGCCACCGTTTCCGCACATTGTACTCTCGTTCCCGTCAGAATTGTAATATACCATTCGGAAATCGGCCTGATCATGATTTTCAAGCAGAATAAGCCCATCGCCGCCAATGCCGAAACGCCGGTCGCAGAGTTTACGGATGAGTTCTTGATCTTTAGGGAACTGAAGGTCGCGGTTGTCGATCATTACGAAATCGTTCCCGGTACCCTGATACTTATAAAATTCGATTGTATTTTGCATATATTCAGCCGCTGAATTGCGGATGGCAAAGATACTCAAATTCTTACCCGGCCATTCGTGGGCAGGGTGTTAAAAAACTCTTAATTTATATCGAAAGTTACGATAGCTGCGTATTTTTCGGTGATTTTCGCCACTCGAAATACCCGATAGTTGCCATTACAGTAAAAACCACATACTGCACGCTGGTGATTCCAAGGCCTTTATATAGCATGATCGGGACACAAATTAAGTCACCAATGATCCAGAAGATCCAGTTTTCAATTTTCCTTTTTGCCATCAGCCACATCCCGACCAAGAAGATGGCGGTCGTAAAGACGTCCAGCCAGTTGGCCCAGTCCAGATGACCGAAGCCGGCTATCGCCTGCTGTTGCGACAAATGCCCGTCGAGCAGTGGTTTATAATAATATACAGCCGTAATCAGCAATAAACTGATGATGAACAGGATGCTGACCACCACCCATTCCTTTCTGCTGGTGTACGAAACTTCTACATGTACATGATCATCGGCGCTTTTAGCCCACAATACCCAGCCATAGACACTCATCGCAGTGTAATATACATTAATCAGCATATCTCCCAACAGCCCGAATTTATAAAGGATATACACATAAAGTGCGGTAGAGATGATGCCGGTAGGGTACACCCAAATGTTCTTTTTGATGGAAAAAAACACAGAAAGCAAACCAAAGAAAGCCGCGGTAAACTCCAGGGCGATCTGGTAAGGTTCATACGTTTGGTAAGGCACGATGAAAAGTTCGTATATACTCATACGTTCAAAGATAAAATAAAATCCGGAGGATTTTAATTTATTATTTACATATGAAAATCAGATTTTTAGGTTATATACAATAATTTATATAAAGAAAAACAACGGAAAAATGCTGGTGGTGTTTAAATTTTTATATTTTTGAAAATCTTAAAATTAAATAAAAATGGCGAATATCTGGATTAAGAAACCCATGGAAGCGTATGAAGCGGACATAAAGAAGAGTCAGCTGAAACGTGTACTTGGGAAATGGAGTTTAACAGCAATTGGTATCGGGGCGATTATTGGCGGGGGCATCTTTGTACTTACCGGTACCGGCGCATATTATAACGCGGGTCCCGCGCTCGCACTTTCTTTTGTAATCGCGGGGATCGCGTGTGTTTTCGCGGCGCTTTGCTACGCTGAATTTGCGTCTATCCTACCAGTGGAAGGTTCTGCTTATGCTTATGCGTATGGCACCGTGGGTGAAGTCTTTGCATGGATCATCGGGTGGGGCCTCATCCTCGAATACGCGATGGGCTCCATGACGGTGGCTGTATCATGGTCCGGGTATTTCGCCAAATTCCTGAAGATGTTTGGGCTGCATCTGCCTGCCTGGCTTACCACCGATCCTCAGACGTTTGCCGCGGCTGGCGGCAATGGTTTTTCAATGAATCTGCCGGCGTTGCTTATCGTACTTTTTGTAATTTCTATTCTGATCCGTGGTACCAAGGGCGCCGCGAAAGCCAATAACCTGATTGTGATTATGAAAGTATCTGCCATCATCTTCGTTATTGTGGCAGGTGTATTCTTCATTAATGTTGATAACTGGATTCCTTTCATCCCAGAGCCAACGACTATTGTTGAGAATGGTGTCTCGCATTCTGCCTATGGTTATGCAGGTATTGTAGCGGGTGCTTCGGCGATTTTCTTTGCGTATGTAGGTTTCGACGCCGTTTCCACCCAGGCTGGGGAAGCCATCAATCCGAAGAAAGATGTTCCGTTCGCTATTATTACATCACTGGTCATCTGTACCATACTGTATATTTTGGTATCCTTGGTATTGACTGGGATGATGCATTATTCCGACTTTAATCCGCTCGGTAAATACCCGGACGCGATAAAAGCTCCTGTAGCGTATGCCTTTGATATCGCCGGGCAGGCCTGGGCCGGATACATTATTACCATTGCTGCGACTGTAGGTCTCATATCTGTACTGATGGTGATGATTATGGGGCAGTCTCGTATTTTCTTAGGCATGTCTAAGGACGGTTTAATCCCCAAAACATTTTCAAAAGTAAACCCAATAACCGGTGTACCGAAGAAAAATTTGGTCATTTTGGGGGTTGTCATCTCTATTGTAGCGGCATTTACTCCGATTAACGATTTGGCGCATATGACAAGTTTCGGTACTTTATTCGCCTTTACCATGGTGTGTGTAGCGGTATGGATGCTGCGTGTGAAGCAGCCTAACCTGCCAAGGAGTTTCCGGGTGCCGTTTTTACCGGTAATCGCGACATTGGGGATTTTAATCAATGTATATCTGATCATCAACCTGAGTATCGAAGCACAGACGTACTCATTCATCTGGTTGCTGTTAGGTGTAATCATTTACTTCCTGTACAGTAAAAAACACTCTAATCTACAAAACGGTGGTTTTGGTGAAACCTTTAAGGCAGAGCAGGAGCCACTTGAAAAAGTAGATGTAGATATTGATAATAAAAAATAAACGATAAGTCCGTATTTGCGGACTTTTTTTATACCTATGAAAAAGATCATCGCTGTCATAATATCCTGTGTTACCGTACATGTGTATGCCCAGAAGGTTTCGTTCACACCACTTTTAGAAGACGCTGTATCCATCCGCTCGCTGCAAATCTGGGATGGAAAAGTCTGGTATTCGGGCACAGATTCTAAGTTTGGCTATGTGCACCTAAATAATCCGTCTGACAAAAAACAACTGAAACTCACCGCAGAAAAATTGCAGTTCAGGACACTTGCGCAGGACCATCAGGCTTTCTACGCGATCAATATTGAAAGTCCGGCGCGTTTTTTCAGGATTGATAAGTTGACGCTCAATTCAGCAATTATATATCAGGATCCCGCTGAAAACGCCTTTTACGATGCCCTACACTTTCATAAAAACCGCCTTTACACCTTCAGTGATCCCGAAAAAGACCTGCGTTTGAAATTCGCTGAGATCCTCATCCAAAAAGGTAAGGCAGAACCCAGGTACTATTCAAGCTATATCCTGAACTCCGGCGAAGCAGCCTTCGCGGCAAGTAATACCAATATTGCGGCACGAGGAAAGTATGTGTGGTTGACTACAGGTGGCACTTCTTCACGGGTTTTCCGGCTGAATACCCGAAAGCGTAAGATTGAAATCTTTGATACACCATTCATTCAGGGCAACTCTTCGCAGGGAATCTACTCGATTGATTTCTATGACAAGGATTTCGGTATCGCGGTGGGTGGGGATTACACCAAGCAGACCGAGAATACCAACAATATCGCTACGACGCACAATGGCGGTAAAACCTGGCAGATACAGGCCTCCGGAAAGAATGGCGGTTATAAAACCTGCGTGAGGATCCGTCCCGGCTCCGGTGGAAAAGAAATTATTGCCGTCGGTGACCAAAATATTGAATATTCAAAGGATTTTGGGCATAGCTGGACGACCATTTCGGAAGAAAAAGGGCTGTACGTATGTGAATGGACGAGCGCAAGCACCGTGGTCTTAGCCGGTAAAAACAGAATAATCCAGATGAAATTCGAGTAACCTATAACATTAAATGGATATTGCTTTTTCATTGAATACATATTGTAGTCATCTAAAGCTGATGCGAATATCCTCGCTTGACGAAGTATGAAGTATGATGGTTGCAGTATTTTTCCCATTTAACACATAAGTAAAACGAAGCAGACAACGAGGTAATATTAGGTGGAAATGAATATTTCTTTAAAGATTTTCCCATCTGCAGCTTGACATTTCTCAGCCGATTGCCATAAATAAATTGCGTATTTTTGCAGGATGAATACTTCACTCATCGACAAATATAATATCCCAGGTCCGCGGTATACCTCTTATCCTACCGTGCCCTTTTGGGATGATGCCGCTTTCAGTGCGGATCTGTGGCAGCAGTCGGTCATCCGTTCATTCCGCGAGAGCAACGCATCCGAAGGGATCTCTATCTATATACACCTGCCGTTCTGCGAGCAACTTTGCACTTTTTGTGCCTGTCATAAACGTATCACCAAGCAACATTCTGTAGAAACGCCTTATCTGGAGAGCGTACTGAAGGAGTGGGATCTCTATCTTGAACTTTTGGCTACCGAAACCGGCCAAAAACCCATCATCAAAGAACTTCATCTAGGGGGCGGAACACCGACTTTCTTCTCACCAGCCAACCTGCGTATGCTGCTTGAGGGGATTTTCTCTAAAGCCATCATCGCTGAAAACCCTGAGTTTTCCTTTGAAGGACACCCGAACAATACCACGTACGATCATTTGAAGACTTTGTATGATCTAGGTTTCCGCCGTTGCAGTTTCGGGGTTCAGGATTATGATCTGCAGGTTCAGAAAGCCATCAACAGGGTTCAGCCTTTCGAGAATGTAGCGAATGTCACCAATTGGGCACGGGAAATCGGCTACAAGGGCGTTTCGCATGATCTGGTTTTCGGTTTGCCTTTCCACACCTGGGAAAAGATGGAATATACCATTAGAAAAACCCTTGAATTAAAACCTGACCGCCTTGCCTTCTATTCCTATGCGCATGTACCGTGGATCAAAGGAGTCGGACAGCGTGGCTTTGATGAAAATGACCTGCCAAGTGGTGAAGAGAAAAGAAAACTGTACGAAAACGGAAAAAAACTGCTGGAAGAACTCGGTTATAAAGAAGTCGGGATGGACCATTTCTCGCTTCCACATGATGATC
This DNA window, taken from Chryseobacterium sp. 6424, encodes the following:
- a CDS encoding TonB-dependent receptor domain-containing protein, whose amino-acid sequence is MTDKIEITSMIRKRTLGLTFVLGAASLAFAQQKVNVSGVIRDKGNAAVPYASVSFSNKVNKLFSDAVLTDEKGAYTLALAPGNYDITVEAIDYKTAVFNRQITSGGSLGNLTIEAEASLTSAKTQDIQGVVITAQAVKPYRVEIDKKVYDPSLDIVSKGGNLQDVLSNVPSVSVDTDGTVSMRGNTNVRFLINGKPSSLLGIDDGANALQSIPAEQIERIEVITNPSSKFEASGTAGILNIILKKDKKMGFNGTVTGTLGYLPRTNLNTNLNWRKGNWTWYVNGGGGYSENESSSKNTVTRKDNLSSLASSAFPFTQYSNQIGKSERDGENYNLTAGFVHDLGDKTSINFSGMLRSFDNKSNTLNSYEERIYTNASAFNDINRNRNSFGDNSNFATQIDFGLDQKIGDNGQLLTLSGSIQNNKNEGSNQIVQNTFIGNVLQATGNSINNVTTDSKSDTFIGKADYELPIGETSKLEAGIRYDYNKNTYDYFVNQSDNGQAFYTRYDFTSNTIYSESILGAYAQFKSKLGEKLGYQLGLRSETSAIDINFTNFNNFGQAIEQPEVKKNYTQFFPSVFLSYDLGKNNQILLNYSRRINRPRAFSLIPFMSFDDDRNYFRGNPNLNPTYENSFELGYSLSKNKITFNPTIYFKKSEDEQNRYQYVDGMGAINTIPVNAGTETNYGLDLNATFDPFRWWKVMLSTDLYGYKNEGSYNLFPDNPITANDFSGDGFSYRIRFNNIFRPTKNLSMQLQSFYRAGEKTAMNNRKAMYGFDFGASQMIWNGNGTIAVNVRDIFNTRRMRNYSDTPQFTREMEMQWQPRQFSVSLTYRFRQGEKIDQPRRKKDINSNAAGDEEMQGPM
- the mltG gene encoding endolytic transglycosylase MltG produces the protein MNKNIKVLAIAGAVIFLVLAVFGFRYYQKFFGNNVAKEGYVLIPHNSNFKAILDSVSPYLKNPKQFEEVALSKNLDQFYHAGRYHIQEGADNSALVNMIKAGNQTEDTFRIGDFGDVYQMIGRVTRKTELDSLRFVKDLNNIAVKKGYRDAEDLKKYFFIDTYNFYWTVTPEEFFSKFEDQYNGFWTAERVSKEKQSGLTRNQIYALASIVYKESGGKPDEQKTIAGLYLNRYRKGMKLQSDPTVIYAINKESNFTTPIKRVFYKHLSHPSPYNTYANPGIPPGPICITDKNSVDAVLNAEDNNYIFMAADPDRLGYHRFTASDTEHAKNAKDYQNWLNSKNIK
- the dapF gene encoding diaminopimelate epimerase, which codes for MQNTIEFYKYQGTGNDFVMIDNRDLQFPKDQELIRKLCDRRFGIGGDGLILLENHDQADFRMVYYNSDGNESTMCGNGGRCIVAFAHFLDIFEDTTVFEAIDGGHEAQIHNGTVKLKMIDVEHLLKDGENWVTNTGSPHFVKAVTNLQDYDVYAEGNKIRNSPTYSAEGINVNFTEALSESEIFVRTYERGVEDETLSCGTGATAAALVFMQQHDLRSVQVKVLGGNLRIYADREGDSFRNIWLEGPAKQVFRGKLDI
- the pnuC gene encoding nicotinamide riboside transporter PnuC → MSIYELFIVPYQTYEPYQIALEFTAAFFGLLSVFFSIKKNIWVYPTGIISTALYVYILYKFGLLGDMLINVYYTAMSVYGWVLWAKSADDHVHVEVSYTSRKEWVVVSILFIISLLLITAVYYYKPLLDGHLSQQQAIAGFGHLDWANWLDVFTTAIFLVGMWLMAKRKIENWIFWIIGDLICVPIMLYKGLGITSVQYVVFTVMATIGYFEWRKSPKNTQLS
- a CDS encoding APC family permease, whose amino-acid sequence is MANIWIKKPMEAYEADIKKSQLKRVLGKWSLTAIGIGAIIGGGIFVLTGTGAYYNAGPALALSFVIAGIACVFAALCYAEFASILPVEGSAYAYAYGTVGEVFAWIIGWGLILEYAMGSMTVAVSWSGYFAKFLKMFGLHLPAWLTTDPQTFAAAGGNGFSMNLPALLIVLFVISILIRGTKGAAKANNLIVIMKVSAIIFVIVAGVFFINVDNWIPFIPEPTTIVENGVSHSAYGYAGIVAGASAIFFAYVGFDAVSTQAGEAINPKKDVPFAIITSLVICTILYILVSLVLTGMMHYSDFNPLGKYPDAIKAPVAYAFDIAGQAWAGYIITIAATVGLISVLMVMIMGQSRIFLGMSKDGLIPKTFSKVNPITGVPKKNLVILGVVISIVAAFTPINDLAHMTSFGTLFAFTMVCVAVWMLRVKQPNLPRSFRVPFLPVIATLGILINVYLIINLSIEAQTYSFIWLLLGVIIYFLYSKKHSNLQNGGFGETFKAEQEPLEKVDVDIDNKK
- a CDS encoding glycosyl hydrolase; this encodes MKKIIAVIISCVTVHVYAQKVSFTPLLEDAVSIRSLQIWDGKVWYSGTDSKFGYVHLNNPSDKKQLKLTAEKLQFRTLAQDHQAFYAINIESPARFFRIDKLTLNSAIIYQDPAENAFYDALHFHKNRLYTFSDPEKDLRLKFAEILIQKGKAEPRYYSSYILNSGEAAFAASNTNIAARGKYVWLTTGGTSSRVFRLNTRKRKIEIFDTPFIQGNSSQGIYSIDFYDKDFGIAVGGDYTKQTENTNNIATTHNGGKTWQIQASGKNGGYKTCVRIRPGSGGKEIIAVGDQNIEYSKDFGHSWTTISEEKGLYVCEWTSASTVVLAGKNRIIQMKFE
- the hemN gene encoding oxygen-independent coproporphyrinogen III oxidase produces the protein MNTSLIDKYNIPGPRYTSYPTVPFWDDAAFSADLWQQSVIRSFRESNASEGISIYIHLPFCEQLCTFCACHKRITKQHSVETPYLESVLKEWDLYLELLATETGQKPIIKELHLGGGTPTFFSPANLRMLLEGIFSKAIIAENPEFSFEGHPNNTTYDHLKTLYDLGFRRCSFGVQDYDLQVQKAINRVQPFENVANVTNWAREIGYKGVSHDLVFGLPFHTWEKMEYTIRKTLELKPDRLAFYSYAHVPWIKGVGQRGFDENDLPSGEEKRKLYENGKKLLEELGYKEVGMDHFSLPHDDLYQSMISGDIHRNFMGYSSSKTQLMIGLGMSAISDSWYAFAQNEKTVEGYQKMVNEGKIPVVKGHILNTEDLNIRQHILNLMCRLETSWTLETAFPELPNALEALQEMEKDGLVELTESSIKITDKGRAFTRNVAMTFDLRMMRNKPETRIFSMTI